A genome region from Christensenella minuta includes the following:
- a CDS encoding S1C family serine protease, translated as MNENGFNNFGGQEGRPNHFSGQNNQPNQPGTQQTPPYGYQPAPQPDMQQPNMDGQQGEAPKPPKKKRKFPKAFVSAVAGVVAGGLLTAFVIMPAAGGQAALPAQQLPTREEQTQEQGTGETPSLGGEAQSIQNVQNPAVEIAENISGSVVGITAYNKQLVSGQEPVEQALDAGTGFVISEAEGYILTNNHVVANGNLIKVTTPDGEEHIAEKVGGDATTDIAVIKVENLGIKAVPIGDSDSVKAGELAVAIGNIRGETFNNSVTVGHVSIAQQEISLDGNKMQMIQTDAAINAGNSGGPLVGENGEVIGVNTAKKYYSGIDANGNLLTSEGVGYAIPINKAVDTAQQLIENGSIPRAGIGITYSLISDVDAKLWDTPRGALVADVTTGGPADQAGLQQNDVIMEIDGVDLTTGADMPVLSQKEVGEKIAAKVWREGREYSVEFTLADMNNLG; from the coding sequence ATGAACGAAAATGGATTCAACAATTTTGGCGGGCAGGAAGGCCGGCCGAATCATTTCAGCGGGCAAAATAACCAGCCGAACCAGCCGGGTACGCAGCAAACGCCGCCATACGGCTACCAGCCGGCCCCGCAGCCGGATATGCAGCAGCCGAATATGGACGGACAACAAGGCGAAGCGCCGAAGCCGCCGAAAAAGAAACGGAAATTTCCCAAGGCATTCGTGTCGGCGGTTGCCGGTGTGGTTGCAGGCGGCCTTTTAACGGCATTTGTTATCATGCCGGCGGCCGGCGGACAGGCCGCCCTCCCCGCGCAGCAGCTCCCCACCCGGGAAGAACAAACGCAGGAGCAGGGAACCGGTGAAACGCCGTCTCTTGGAGGCGAAGCGCAGTCGATCCAAAACGTACAGAACCCGGCGGTAGAAATCGCGGAAAATATTTCGGGCAGCGTGGTAGGGATCACGGCCTACAATAAACAGCTTGTCTCCGGGCAGGAGCCTGTGGAGCAGGCGCTTGACGCAGGAACGGGCTTCGTTATTTCCGAAGCGGAGGGCTATATCCTTACCAACAACCACGTCGTTGCGAATGGCAACCTCATTAAGGTGACGACGCCGGACGGGGAAGAGCATATCGCGGAAAAGGTCGGCGGCGACGCTACGACGGATATCGCGGTTATCAAGGTGGAAAACCTTGGGATCAAGGCGGTGCCGATCGGCGACAGCGATTCCGTGAAGGCGGGTGAGCTTGCGGTAGCGATCGGTAACATCCGCGGCGAGACCTTCAATAATTCTGTTACGGTCGGGCATGTGAGCATTGCGCAGCAGGAGATTTCGCTCGACGGAAACAAAATGCAGATGATCCAGACGGACGCTGCAATCAATGCGGGCAATTCCGGCGGACCGCTTGTCGGCGAAAACGGTGAGGTGATCGGCGTCAATACGGCTAAAAAATATTATTCCGGAATCGACGCGAACGGAAACCTGCTTACCTCTGAGGGCGTTGGATATGCGATACCGATCAATAAGGCGGTCGATACGGCCCAACAGCTGATCGAAAACGGCAGTATCCCGCGCGCGGGAATCGGCATCACCTACAGCCTGATTTCCGATGTGGATGCGAAGCTGTGGGATACGCCGCGCGGCGCGCTTGTAGCAGATGTTACGACGGGCGGCCCTGCGGACCAGGCGGGCTTGCAGCAGAATGACGTAATTATGGAGATCGACGGCGTAGACTTGACGACAGGTGCGGACATGCCCGTATTGTCGCAGAAAGAGGTCGGGGAAAAGATCGCTGCGAAGGTATGGCGGGAGGGCCGGGAATATTCGGTAGAGTTTACGCTTGCGGATATGAACAACCTTGGCTGA